A DNA window from Niabella yanshanensis contains the following coding sequences:
- a CDS encoding ComEA family DNA-binding protein, whose protein sequence is MSLKHTLKESLTFSKKERIGIIFLVPVILIIAFLPFFQKQPGQAKRSSADSIWLATANNLLEKNTSEPSAGPDDLSAPVSSHFPVDKTAGSYNNPAKSVLFNFDPNTLDAGGFTKLGLRDKTIRTLINYRNKGGKFRKPDDLAKVYGLRQEEFQRLKPYITIANSTGRGDYYHPNNNYKNRDQEGYISSERKPRYTLKIIDINAADIAGFESLYGIGNKLASKIINFRDKLGGFYSVDQVGETYGIPDSTFQKIKTQLKVDGRSIKKININTASYAELNNHPYISAKLAFQILKERKEKGNFASIEAVKDLAMQPTDDYDKFSRYITVGN, encoded by the coding sequence ATGAGCCTGAAACACACGCTGAAAGAGTCTTTGACTTTTTCCAAAAAAGAACGTATAGGTATAATATTTCTGGTGCCTGTTATCCTGATTATTGCTTTTCTCCCCTTTTTTCAAAAACAGCCCGGCCAGGCTAAGCGCTCCTCAGCGGACTCAATATGGCTGGCAACTGCTAATAATCTGCTGGAAAAAAACACAAGCGAACCATCAGCCGGGCCCGATGACCTATCAGCGCCTGTTAGCTCCCATTTCCCTGTCGACAAAACGGCTGGTAGCTACAACAACCCGGCAAAAAGCGTTCTTTTTAATTTTGATCCGAATACCCTGGATGCCGGCGGCTTTACAAAACTGGGGTTAAGGGACAAAACAATCCGCACTCTCATCAACTATCGAAATAAGGGCGGAAAGTTCAGAAAACCGGATGACCTGGCGAAAGTGTATGGACTGCGACAGGAAGAGTTTCAACGATTGAAACCCTACATAACCATCGCAAACAGTACAGGCAGAGGTGATTACTATCACCCAAATAATAACTATAAAAATAGGGATCAGGAGGGATACATATCTTCGGAACGGAAGCCGCGCTATACCCTCAAAATAATCGACATCAATGCTGCAGATATCGCCGGCTTTGAGTCTTTATACGGAATCGGTAATAAACTGGCTTCTAAAATTATCAATTTCAGGGACAAGCTGGGAGGATTTTATTCGGTTGACCAGGTTGGAGAAACCTATGGGATACCAGATTCAACCTTTCAGAAAATAAAGACGCAGTTAAAAGTTGATGGCCGATCCATCAAAAAAATAAACATCAATACAGCTTCCTATGCGGAGCTCAATAATCATCCCTATATAAGTGCGAAACTGGCTTTCCAGATTTTAAAAGAAAGGAAAGAAAAAGGCAATTTCGCGTCTATAGAAGCGGTAAAAGATCTGGCCATGCAACCTACTGATGACTATGACAAGTTTTCAAGATATATTACCGTTGGTAACTGA
- a CDS encoding autotransporter outer membrane beta-barrel domain-containing protein, whose product MKKITSLNVGHYLTYVFKCSPFKNLSSYLGTAATVLLSFLCLLNTMSAYAQIPTNTSTPIVIGGGGGTFTAGNLTVGQSGFLSSGNVIDNNTTTNSASMNPLAVGNGYVEVDYSGGFAAGADVGFVVDKGLLSIALLSNIQISTYATASGGTAVETKNAAQLLGLGLGTDRERIGFVTTANFRRVRITFSGLDLGALLTPPNIYYAEILVPEAGTAPNCATPATLTQASYPAVASYGATGLTGGLNTAANISGILNGISNSANVVNGTTTDFATIGTNLSVAGGAYLSVRLLEGSMPVGHFAGFEIENTNLLGLGVLSGLGVEVLNNGTTVQSVSGLNLLNASVLTAGSKQTIGLLVTAGTEFDEIRLNIGQGLLEANVGVINVYNAVVRGFCAPSPSLGDYTVLANGNPTANGMGVAVNGGNSGLVGANVLGFSESLDNLVDADPDNFVTLNSSVVGAGAASSASLAVTTPNHTFTNDEYVGFIVKGGSGLLDVGLLTGITITTYNDGVAAETFTNSNLLNLSALGLTLLNGITAPDVSIIGFQTSQDFDEVRLTVDGLTSVGNSLDVYSAFVTSNSVLPVTFGNISAIFQNNSLQIDWSTISETNNKEFIIEGSADGKTWVKLGTVASKAEGGNSDTSISYSFSKTAQELIVLSGFAMIPAVALVIIALMLFPSVKRKTAFWATPVLAIVLAFVSVSCNKSGDSYDTGEQPIAYVRIAQVDKDGTTTYSKAVAVIKK is encoded by the coding sequence ATGAAGAAAATTACATCTTTGAACGTAGGACATTATTTAACCTATGTTTTCAAATGCTCACCCTTTAAAAACCTGAGCAGTTATTTAGGTACGGCAGCTACTGTACTACTATCCTTTTTATGTTTGCTAAATACCATGTCTGCTTATGCTCAAATTCCAACTAACACCAGTACCCCGATTGTTATTGGCGGCGGTGGCGGTACGTTTACAGCCGGGAATTTAACTGTAGGGCAGTCAGGTTTTTTAAGCTCTGGAAATGTTATTGATAATAATACAACCACTAATTCTGCCTCAATGAACCCTCTGGCCGTAGGCAACGGGTATGTTGAAGTTGACTATTCTGGTGGATTTGCAGCAGGGGCTGATGTTGGTTTTGTAGTGGATAAAGGTCTCTTGAGTATCGCCCTTTTAAGTAATATCCAGATTAGTACCTACGCTACAGCCAGTGGCGGAACGGCAGTAGAAACAAAAAATGCGGCGCAGTTGCTGGGCTTGGGCTTGGGTACGGATAGAGAGAGGATCGGTTTTGTTACCACAGCAAACTTTAGAAGAGTGCGTATCACATTTTCTGGTCTGGATCTTGGCGCATTACTAACTCCGCCGAATATCTATTATGCCGAAATTTTAGTGCCTGAAGCTGGCACGGCGCCCAATTGCGCTACTCCCGCAACATTAACCCAGGCATCTTATCCTGCAGTGGCGAGTTATGGAGCAACAGGATTAACAGGTGGGTTGAATACCGCGGCTAATATATCTGGTATTTTAAATGGCATATCTAACTCTGCTAATGTTGTAAATGGCACTACTACCGATTTTGCTACCATTGGAACCAATTTAAGTGTAGCGGGAGGAGCTTACCTGTCTGTAAGATTATTAGAAGGTAGCATGCCCGTTGGCCATTTTGCGGGTTTTGAAATTGAAAATACGAATTTGTTGGGCCTGGGAGTATTAAGTGGCCTTGGCGTAGAAGTGCTTAATAATGGCACTACGGTACAAAGTGTTTCCGGGCTTAATTTGCTGAATGCCTCCGTATTAACGGCCGGCAGCAAGCAGACTATCGGGCTTCTGGTAACTGCCGGAACCGAATTTGACGAGATACGGCTTAATATTGGCCAGGGCTTGCTGGAAGCAAATGTTGGGGTGATTAATGTATATAATGCAGTGGTAAGAGGTTTTTGCGCACCCAGCCCGTCATTGGGAGATTATACGGTTTTGGCCAATGGTAACCCAACTGCTAACGGTATGGGCGTGGCTGTGAACGGAGGCAACTCCGGGCTCGTGGGCGCCAATGTTCTCGGATTTTCTGAATCACTCGACAACCTGGTAGATGCGGATCCTGACAATTTCGTTACTTTAAACAGCAGTGTTGTCGGAGCCGGCGCTGCCAGCTCAGCTTCATTAGCTGTTACGACACCGAATCATACATTTACGAACGATGAATACGTGGGCTTTATTGTAAAAGGAGGTAGTGGGTTGTTAGATGTTGGACTGCTTACCGGCATAACAATTACTACTTATAATGATGGTGTGGCTGCTGAAACTTTTACTAATAGCAATTTATTAAATCTTAGTGCGTTGGGGCTTACACTACTTAACGGGATTACAGCGCCAGATGTGAGTATTATCGGTTTCCAGACCAGTCAAGATTTTGATGAGGTAAGGCTTACAGTTGACGGCTTGACAAGTGTGGGAAACAGCTTGGACGTATATAGTGCTTTTGTTACTTCAAATTCTGTTCTTCCGGTAACTTTTGGAAATATTAGCGCCATCTTCCAGAATAATAGCCTGCAGATCGACTGGAGCACAATTTCCGAAACGAATAATAAGGAGTTTATAATTGAAGGCTCTGCAGACGGCAAAACATGGGTGAAGCTGGGCACGGTAGCTTCAAAGGCAGAAGGAGGTAACTCTGATACCAGCATTAGTTACAGCTTTAGTAAAACAGCGCAGGAGTTGATAGTTTTATCTGGCTTTGCAATGATCCCGGCAGTAGCCCTTGTCATTATTGCCTTAATGTTATTCCCATCGGTTAAACGTAAAACTGCATTTTGGGCAACACCGGTATTGGCGATTGTTTTAGCTTTTGTCTCAGTCTCATGTAATAAATCCGGGGACTCTTACGATACGGGCGAGCAGCCCATCGCTTATGTTCGTATAGCCCAGGTTGATAAAGATGGAACTACCACTTATTCAAAAGCCGTTGCAGTAATAAAAAAGTAG
- the rplL gene encoding 50S ribosomal protein L7/L12 yields MADIKNLAESLVGLTVKEVQELADFLKTEYGIEPAAAAVVVSGDGGGAAAVEEKTAFDVILKSGGASKLNVVKIVKDLTGLGLKEAKELVDGAPKPVKEGVSKAEAEDIAAKLKEAGADVEVA; encoded by the coding sequence ATGGCAGACATTAAAAATTTAGCAGAAAGCCTGGTAGGTTTAACTGTAAAAGAAGTACAGGAATTAGCAGATTTCTTAAAAACTGAATACGGAATCGAACCAGCTGCAGCAGCAGTAGTAGTTTCCGGCGACGGTGGTGGCGCAGCTGCTGTAGAAGAAAAAACAGCATTTGACGTTATCCTGAAAAGCGGTGGTGCTTCTAAATTAAACGTTGTTAAAATCGTTAAAGATTTAACTGGTTTAGGTTTGAAAGAAGCGAAAGAATTAGTTGACGGCGCTCCAAAACCTGTTAAAGAAGGCGTGAGCAAAGCTGAAGCAGAAGATATCGCAGCTAAGTTGAAAGAAGCTGGCGCTGATGTTGAAGTAGCTTAA
- the rplJ gene encoding 50S ribosomal protein L10, translated as MTKDQKNEVIEVLKGKFSQYDNFYITDTESLTVEQVSKLRRACFNKNVEMKVAKNTLIKKALESLDAEKYAGVYDSLHKVTALMFSENPKEPAVILSSFRSEAKAERPELKLAFINGDLYAGDNQLKALTQIKTKNELIGEVIGLLLSPIQRVIGALQNKPEGDVAPVAAEAAPAAEAAPEAPAAPEAPAADEKPAAE; from the coding sequence ATGACTAAAGATCAAAAAAACGAAGTAATTGAGGTATTGAAAGGTAAATTCTCTCAGTACGACAATTTCTATATAACCGATACAGAATCGCTTACTGTAGAGCAGGTAAGTAAATTACGCCGTGCTTGTTTCAATAAAAATGTTGAAATGAAAGTGGCTAAAAACACCCTTATCAAAAAAGCACTGGAATCTCTGGATGCTGAAAAATATGCAGGTGTTTATGATTCTTTACATAAAGTAACGGCTTTAATGTTCTCTGAAAATCCCAAAGAACCAGCTGTTATTTTAAGCTCTTTCCGTAGCGAAGCTAAAGCTGAAAGACCAGAATTGAAGCTGGCTTTTATCAACGGAGACCTGTATGCAGGTGACAACCAGCTGAAAGCATTAACACAAATCAAAACCAAGAACGAACTTATCGGCGAGGTTATTGGCTTGTTGCTTTCTCCAATTCAGCGTGTTATTGGTGCGTTACAAAACAAACCAGAAGGAGATGTGGCTCCGGTTGCTGCTGAAGCAGCGCCTGCGGCTGAAGCGGCTCCCGAGGCTCCTGCAGCACCCGAAGCTCCTGCGGCAGATGAAAAACCTGCAGCTGAGTAA